One Cedecea neteri DNA segment encodes these proteins:
- the rfaP gene encoding lipopolysaccharide core heptose(I) kinase RfaP, with amino-acid sequence MIELKEPFATRWRGKDPFAEVVKLEGEVFRALESRRTIRFEMEGKGYFLKYHRGTTLKEVVKNLISLRMPVLGADREWFAIHRLKALGVDTMNGVAFGQKGLNPLERTSFIITDDLSPTISLEDYCADWAVKPPKVSVKRAIIQRVAEMVREMHRGGVNHRDCYICHFLLHLPFESPEAQFKISVIDLHRAQIRRAVPRRWRDKDLIGLYFSSLHIGLTSRDIYRFLSIYFSVPLRDIIKNESALFATAHVKAQKIQKRTVRKSL; translated from the coding sequence ATGATTGAGCTTAAAGAGCCGTTTGCTACGCGATGGCGTGGAAAAGACCCTTTTGCTGAGGTTGTAAAGCTGGAGGGTGAAGTGTTCCGTGCCCTGGAGTCCCGCCGGACGATCCGTTTCGAGATGGAGGGTAAAGGCTATTTTCTTAAGTATCATCGCGGCACAACGTTAAAAGAAGTGGTGAAAAACCTGATTTCACTACGTATGCCCGTGCTGGGCGCAGACAGAGAATGGTTTGCTATTCATCGGCTCAAAGCGCTTGGTGTCGACACGATGAATGGCGTCGCGTTTGGCCAAAAGGGACTGAATCCTTTAGAACGAACTTCTTTTATTATTACCGACGATCTCTCCCCGACGATCAGCCTGGAAGACTATTGTGCTGATTGGGCTGTTAAGCCACCCAAAGTTAGCGTCAAACGTGCGATTATCCAACGCGTAGCCGAAATGGTTAGAGAGATGCATCGAGGAGGCGTGAACCATAGGGACTGCTACATATGCCATTTCCTTTTGCATTTGCCGTTTGAATCGCCAGAAGCACAGTTCAAAATCTCGGTGATCGATTTACATCGGGCTCAAATTCGTCGCGCTGTGCCTCGCCGTTGGCGAGACAAAGATCTTATCGGTCTTTATTTTTCCTCTTTGCATATAGGCTTAACTTCGCGCGACATTTACCGATTTCTGAGTATTTATTTTTCAGTGCCACTACGGGACATCATTAAAAATGAGTCAGCTTTGTTTGCAACCGCGCACGTAAAAGCACAAAAAATACAGAAAAGAACGGTAAGAAAGTCATTATAA
- a CDS encoding glycosyltransferase, translating to MKINFDKAILKEIICDRSIHTKEKKLNIAYGIDRNFLFGSGISMTSVLINNPEMEFNFYVFTDFVDDDYISCVERLAEKYHTSITVIVFDNEAFRDLPSTKAWTYAMYYRYFAFEYLSNNLDSVLYLDADIICKGSLDELTGIQFDGEYAAIIHDIDEVRLKSGARLGIPELSHGYFNSGVVLANLVLWKEQKLLSKAFGVFSEKKDGLLYFDQDVLNILFVGNTISLRRDFNCIYGVDQELVNKNINDDYKDFITDDTILIHYVGVTKPWHRWAKYPVSKFFIAAYEKSTWSGKALLNANTAKLYKRKSRHERVQHKYVLSVLSHIMYIKSKLFGSHLR from the coding sequence ATGAAAATTAATTTCGATAAAGCGATACTCAAAGAAATTATTTGCGATCGTTCTATCCATACAAAAGAAAAAAAACTTAACATAGCTTATGGTATTGATCGTAATTTTTTGTTTGGGTCAGGCATCTCAATGACCTCCGTACTGATCAATAATCCAGAGATGGAGTTTAATTTCTATGTTTTCACCGATTTTGTTGATGATGATTATATAAGTTGCGTAGAGCGTTTAGCGGAAAAATATCATACGTCAATTACGGTTATTGTGTTTGATAATGAAGCATTTCGTGATCTCCCAAGTACTAAAGCATGGACATATGCAATGTACTACCGTTACTTTGCGTTTGAATATTTAAGTAACAATCTTGATTCAGTTCTCTACCTTGATGCAGATATCATCTGTAAAGGCTCATTGGACGAATTGACAGGTATACAATTTGACGGCGAATATGCCGCCATTATTCATGATATTGATGAAGTCCGTCTCAAATCAGGAGCACGTCTTGGGATTCCAGAGCTTTCACACGGATACTTTAACTCTGGTGTTGTGCTCGCAAATCTGGTTCTTTGGAAAGAACAAAAGTTACTGAGTAAAGCATTTGGTGTTTTTTCAGAAAAGAAAGACGGACTGCTTTATTTTGATCAAGATGTATTAAACATTTTGTTTGTGGGTAATACTATTTCATTACGTAGAGACTTTAACTGTATCTATGGTGTTGATCAGGAATTAGTAAATAAAAATATTAATGACGATTATAAAGATTTTATTACTGACGATACCATTCTTATTCACTATGTTGGCGTGACAAAGCCCTGGCATAGGTGGGCTAAGTATCCAGTTTCTAAGTTCTTTATAGCAGCATATGAAAAATCAACATGGTCAGGAAAAGCATTGCTTAACGCAAATACGGCTAAGCTTTATAAACGAAAATCACGACATGAAAGAGTCCAGCACAAGTATGTACTGTCTGTTTTGAGTCATATAATGTATATCAAGAGCAAACTTTTTGGTTCCCATTTGCGCTGA
- a CDS encoding glycosyltransferase family 8 protein: MNFDCRQAIKEIVAFNNAPAEYKPQLHVAWGVDKNFMFGAAISMMSVLQNNRNVPIHFHLFTDYIDDDYKTRAAELSKIFSTKITIYVIDANELKILPFSHAWSHAMYFRFVAFEYLSEDVDALLYIDADVICKGSLQDLIDIDFEDKVAAVVRDVDDSPARRAGTPDFNENYFNSGVMYTNLVAWRKFNFLSAAFDMLLDEKQKHSFPDQDVLNILFKDKVIFLPRIYNAIYGIKQELKNKDINRYRDYIKPETILIHYIGVTKPWNSWANYPSAQYFTTAWQASPWANVPLLGPRTPKQFKKKSRHERLQGKMLASIVSYIGYLIAKLKSK, translated from the coding sequence ATGAATTTTGATTGTCGCCAGGCTATAAAGGAAATTGTTGCTTTCAACAACGCACCTGCTGAATATAAGCCGCAACTACATGTTGCATGGGGTGTCGATAAGAATTTCATGTTTGGTGCGGCAATATCTATGATGTCAGTGTTGCAGAATAATCGAAATGTTCCCATTCACTTTCATCTTTTTACTGACTATATTGATGATGATTATAAGACCCGTGCAGCAGAACTATCTAAGATATTTTCTACAAAAATCACGATTTATGTTATCGATGCGAACGAACTAAAAATATTACCTTTTAGCCACGCATGGTCCCATGCAATGTACTTCCGGTTTGTTGCGTTCGAGTATCTTAGCGAAGACGTTGATGCCTTACTTTATATTGATGCTGATGTTATATGTAAAGGTTCTCTTCAGGATCTGATTGATATTGATTTTGAAGATAAAGTGGCAGCGGTTGTTCGGGATGTTGATGATAGTCCAGCACGAAGAGCTGGAACACCAGACTTTAATGAGAACTATTTTAATTCTGGTGTAATGTACACTAATCTTGTTGCGTGGAGAAAATTCAATTTTCTCAGTGCAGCATTTGATATGTTGTTAGACGAAAAGCAAAAACATTCATTTCCCGATCAAGATGTTTTGAATATTCTTTTCAAAGACAAAGTCATATTTCTGCCGCGTATTTATAATGCTATTTATGGCATTAAGCAGGAACTAAAAAATAAGGATATTAATCGCTATCGGGACTATATCAAGCCGGAAACCATTTTAATCCACTATATCGGTGTGACTAAACCATGGAATTCCTGGGCGAATTACCCTTCAGCACAATATTTCACGACGGCCTGGCAAGCATCTCCTTGGGCAAATGTTCCTCTGCTTGGGCCTAGAACACCTAAGCAATTTAAGAAAAAGTCCCGACATGAAAGGTTACAAGGAAAAATGCTGGCATCTATTGTGAGTTATATCGGCTATCTTATTGCCAAACTGAAAAGTAAATAA